A region of Cellulophaga sp. RHA19 DNA encodes the following proteins:
- a CDS encoding sigma-70 family RNA polymerase sigma factor, with the protein MRQLKITKQVTNRETASLDKYLQEIGKVDLITADEEVELAQRIKAGDQVALEKLTKANLRFVVSVAKQYQNQGLTLPDLINEGNLGLIKAAQRFDETRGFKFISYAVWWIRQSILQALAEQSRIVRLPLNKIGSINKINKTFAFLEQAHERKPSAEEIAKELDMTIEDVKQSLKNSGRHVSMDAPLIDGEDSNLYDVLRSGESPNPDRELLIESLRTEIERALETLTPREADVIRLYFGLAEQHSMTLEEIGETFDLTRERVRQIKEKAIRRLKHTSRSKILKTYLG; encoded by the coding sequence ATGAGACAGCTTAAAATTACAAAACAGGTTACCAACAGGGAAACCGCATCGCTAGATAAATATTTACAGGAAATTGGTAAGGTAGACTTAATTACTGCCGATGAAGAAGTAGAATTAGCACAGCGTATTAAAGCGGGAGACCAAGTAGCCTTAGAAAAATTAACTAAAGCAAACCTTAGGTTCGTAGTTTCTGTTGCTAAGCAATACCAAAATCAAGGTTTAACGTTACCAGATTTAATTAATGAAGGTAATTTAGGTCTTATTAAAGCTGCACAACGTTTTGATGAAACTCGTGGATTTAAATTTATCTCTTATGCTGTTTGGTGGATTCGTCAATCTATATTACAAGCATTAGCAGAGCAATCTCGTATTGTACGTTTACCATTAAATAAAATTGGATCTATAAATAAGATTAATAAAACTTTTGCTTTCTTAGAACAAGCACATGAGCGCAAGCCTTCTGCAGAAGAGATAGCTAAGGAATTAGATATGACCATTGAAGATGTAAAGCAGTCTTTAAAAAATTCTGGTCGTCACGTATCAATGGATGCTCCATTAATTGATGGTGAAGATTCTAACTTATATGATGTATTGCGCAGTGGCGAGTCTCCTAATCCAGATAGAGAGTTATTAATTGAATCTCTACGTACAGAAATAGAAAGAGCATTAGAAACACTAACACCAAGAGAAGCAGACGTTATACGTTTATACTTTGGTTTAGCAGAGCAACACTCTATGACTTTAGAAGAAATAGGAGAGACTTTTGATTTAACTAGAGAAAGAGTAAGACAAATTAAAGAAAAAGCTATTAGGAGGCTTAAACATACTTCTAGAAGCAAAATATTAAAAACATATCTTGGATAA